Below is a window of Perca fluviatilis chromosome 14, GENO_Pfluv_1.0, whole genome shotgun sequence DNA.
TCAAGTTTTAGAATTCAATATTCTGTGAATTCAAATAAAAGGGTTGAGGCATTTGATTACGGGAACTCTAGTTTCTAGGAAACAGTTGCAGAAATCATTCAACCCTTTTCTCATTTTATGACTTGTTTTTGAGATTGCTAAACCATATTACCCTGGAGTTGTTTTAGAAATCAGTACCTTATTAGCTGACAAAAGCAGATTATTGACAGGCACATAAACAGACTATGATCCATGACATGCTGCATAAACACATAAAAAGAgttgtctgtctctatgtgtcaGCCCTGTGATTGACTGGCGTCCTGTCCAGGATATAACTCGTCTCTTGCCCAATGTCACGTGGGATCGGCTTCACCTTGTTACCCTCCGAGGCGTGAGATAGTATAGATATTTGATTGACTACAAATTGCCTTTGCGTAAGAAAAAGGGAAAACCAATGGACGTAACCTTTTAACCAGCTATCATGTTTTAGAATTCTATATTCTGTGAATTCAAAGAAAAGGTTTGAGGCATTTGATtggtttaataaaaacataGCAAACCTACAGTATACACCACTTTAGCATTCTCATTtaagttttaaatttaaaaaagttgaAAGCTGAAAGGATTAACAGTCTTCACAAGGACAATAGAAAGACGAGAGTTTAAAAAGTGTGTGAAAAATTCACAACatacaaaatgtacaataaGTGCATTTTTTTATCTGCTGTATAGAGTGCAGTTAGGTACAGTTTACTTGTGATAATTGGAATgagttaaaatgaacatacattttaaatactcAGATCATTTCAGACAGATACAAAATTACGAAGAAAAAAAGAACGATATCTATGATTTCAGATCTGTTAAGCCATTTAACATTTTGATCATAATGACAAATGAATCATATTCACTGTTTCTCAATCCTTATTGACCAAAAAACCGCTGAAGGTGGTGATTTCATTGTTTCCCCACACATTTGTATTTGCACCTAAGCGTACAAACACCTGGTCCCCTTGCTGCAGCTGCACGAACACTGCGTTGCCTCCGTTATCAGCCCCGTCATTCAGTGTTTGGTGGTCATAGGCCGTCACAACACTCTGGCTGTTCTTGATGAGGACTAGACTCACTGGGTGTCCTCCTCCAGCATGATAATGAAAGGTGAAGTAGTAAATGCCTGTAACGGGCGCTCCAAAGATACCTGTGGAAACAACGTTTTATTCGAATAACGTTCTGACACAGCTTTGAAGAAGTCTTTGAATCTTTCTTGGAGAGTGTTTGGGTGGATCACATTTAAAGTGCTGCTTCTATTTATTGCAACATACTATAGTAATTAAATTCATATTCATACTTTAGTCCGCTGGACATCTTTCTATCATAGCATCACCTCTACTTTCCAACAGACacatttcagtttattttatttcaaacaaGAGGGAGACTAGTGATACTCCTCTGACCATTTTACAATTCCCaataaaaaataactgaatTCACAATgggatttattcattttttacttTGTACTGCAAAGGTGCAAGAAAAAGCATGAAAATAGGGTGTTGGCATGCTAGCATTTGTtaattattttgttaatttgttAATTAGCACTAAATCCAAAGAACGgctaaggctgatgggaatgtcattagttttacaagcatttggtcataaaccaaagaatTGCACTGAATGAAAATTATGTCAAATGATGGACATATATTTTTCTCTTtgaaccacaaatgtcaacctcaggGTGGGGCTAGAAGAAAAGTCAGAGGTCCACCAAAGTCGGTAGGATTTACCATTTAGCATGGCTAAAATATCTGTATTCAAACTACAGCAGACATTGTTAAAAATCAAGACTGCCTTATTTTCTGTCTGGAATTGTTGACGTTTTTACTGTCATTGATACTCCTTGATATACATATTTTACCGGACCGCAGAGAtggaaagtaacaaagtacaaatacttcgttactgtattcaagtagatttttcagatatttttactttactttactccttacattttaacatgaatatcggtactttctactctttacattttacaaaattggtcgtctatcaggagtgattgtgagtgcatgtcggaaaatagcgcagacacgcgcctcacaccgcacgccacacagagaaaaaagtgagagagaaaaaaaaaagggactatACTGTCCGGAGGacagttgagattgtgtgtgtgcgtccttgagaactgtaagtcgtaaaacttatgttgtcagttaatttaagcctgttgttgtattggtctatagttcttgcaaatttaaagtaagttagctagtgattttgttgtttgaaagaatcagctttaaatacagtcctaatctagtcctcattaacaagtttcaaataatttcactggagttactattattatttttcccagtctctgtcacaataatcatacagtactgtatatgtgatgttttaggcctattgtatatatatttgttgtttcttGGCATGTTTAAAGTTAGAGTGCGTAGTTTCTTTCTCCCCCataaggaattctaagtaataacaacaaaactgttggcgggtccacatgatacaagcctgagcaccaccccacccctcctccacgcagttgatggtagccaaggaggatacagaggattaaaggtcccatggcatgaaaatttcactttatgaggttttttaacattaatatgcgttcccccatcctgcctatggtcccccagtggctagaaatggcgataggtgtaaaccgagccctgggtatcctgctctgcctttgagaaaatgaaagctcagatgggccgatctggaatcttgctccttatgaagTCATGAGGTTTGTTTACTAATGATTTTCAGTAatgactagggttgggcgatatggagaaaatcaaatatcatgctatttttgatcaaatacctcgatatcgataccgcaacaatattgtagtattgactattggtgctttaacaaaatgtttacaaaattagatttttgacaaataatcatcagtaatgtggatatgatGACTAAGtgagtaaaggcaaataatagaacagttacaacagtctggtaagttcagaaaatcactttactgtaatgcagcctttaaaaccaggaaaagacaacacttatgccatattacaatatcacGATAtgcaaaatctaagacgatatctagtctcatatcacgatatcgatataatattgatatattgcccagctctagtaatTACTAATataaacttgatttgtctactgcatcaactCGCCGCTCCgtgttaatacaacttgacATGTCAAGTTTTGGTTTAAGGCAACGGGTTTCTACCcaaatttctagtaaagtcaactaatttgggATAACAGTGTGATTATCACAGGAGTAAGTGAGAAAGTCAGGTACCATAAAGCACAAAACTCCGCATAAGGACGAAGGTTGGACTTTCGCCCAGGAGACTCCGGAGTTTGTGTCCATATAACTAaatgttaactttttttaaattaactaaGTTTGTATAGTGTTGGGTTTATGAAgtaagacaagatatttaaaagTATGTTTAACcccaaacctacttttttttttttttttttttacaatttggcACATCTGCATCATGGCTCAACATTCTACTCATTCATttgtacaaaagaaaaaaaatatatagacaaTATCAGTACTACTGTCCTTACCAGTATGTTCATTGTAGGCATTGCCAATGTTTGTTATCACCGTTTTGTAGATTAaagttgtgtctgtgttgaaGGGTCCAATGTGTTTTCCACTCCCACCTATTGCTGCACTGAATGCTACCTTAGTTGTTTCTGTGTCAAACAAAACATTGTAATCACATTattttgtaaatgtattttcatactTTGTTGATTTAATTTATTCCATCACACAAGAAATATCCACTGATGTATTTTATGAATCAGAGCAAATGTTTTACTTTACCTTTTTTCTTCAGTTCAAGAATCTGGTTTTCACTGTCCTTCAGCCTGGTTTCCATAACTCCCAGTTTTTCTCTCAGGGCACCAAACTCTTTCAGGAGATCACACGTGTCATATGACTGTGTTCCACTAGTTTTTTCTATTTCAGGAGTATCATCTTGGGCCAAAATCAGGCGACAGAACATAGAAACAAACAGCAAAATGGTAGACTTCATCTTCCAAGTTGATTCAACTTCGCTCAGTCGCCTAAACTCTGACTGATATGATCTCTCTGGCTGCTTTTATATTGTTTAAAGATGACCTGCTAATTTCTAACATCCCCTTGAAAAACAAGGCTTATTTTGCAATGAGAAAATAGTATTACCAACATTTACTGGCAATCAGTTAACCTTTGATATCCTAGAGTAAACAGACACATTGCTCAGCTTTTTTATTGATCTTTTACTAACTTCACAAAGATTCATGTGTTTTAGTTGGTATTGTAGCAAGTCCAACCGAGAAATTAAGTTGGTTAGAGGAAATCATTTGAATTAAAGATATTCAAATTATTATAGAATATAGAAAACCCCTCTCTTCCCAGTGAGCTCCCTACTTAAAGGTGCCGCAGTCTCTAGTGAATGTCTCTACATTGTGGGTCACCACAAACCACTATTTAATTCTCACTTCTGGTTTGAAGAGGCCTTTATCACAATGGTATCTCTGTGTGGGTTACTTATCTTACATCGGGATATAAACAGTGCAGAGATTACGGATATGATCCATAGcatgcagctttatttattaaacagtttCACAAGATTCCCACATTCATTTAcattaatacatttataaaaaataaattaatgtaaTTGTTTATTCCATTTTCCAGTCAAagcacaataaaacaacaaccttCATAATATACATCATGAATTATATATTTCTATGAGGGTTTTGCCCttgctcttttcttttgtcaGGTTTTGGTTACATTCTAACAGAGATTGAGATAAGTGTAGAGATATCTGCTTAAAGTCTATTTGCACAATAAAGCGTTGTGACACAAAATAGTACATTTAACAGTGCAGACTTATTTTCAGAAGATTTTTCTCTGTGAATTTACAATAGGACAAACATCCTTCTTTGTTAACTGACTGTTTGGATTTGTAAAGATATAGATGTATGAGAATTGATTCCTTATCCCAACAAAGTGGTGACTTATTGGCCTGCTGTATGCTCCTCAGGTAAAACCAAGCACCGGTTGTGCTTGTAGAGAAACAACTTTGTCCTACCGTGACCTCCAGAATGATGgaagataaaataataaacgCCTGCAGGTGGAGTAAAGATACCTGTGGGGGACACAAAAAGGTGTTGGACACATTTTATAGTAGTCTTTATAATAGTCTTCTTCTTATTTTCAAATGACAATGAAATCGACAGTACACCTTTGAATCCCAACACATTTTAGAGGGCTGAATTTTCTCTGGACCATCTATGATCTGAGTCCACACATTCTGTCAGCATCCTATTCTACATTTGCTTGtttctaattttcttttttttaagataatttttaggcattttaggactttatttggataggacagcttagacttgaaaggggagagagaaggggaatgacatgcagcaaatgggcacaggtcggaattgaacccACGGTCACttcgtcgaggagtaaacctctatatatgttaTGATTCTTTTACACCAATTGAAATGCTCAAACCTTAGACTCTGAGACACATTTTAAGGCTGTAGCCTCCCTTCAAGTGAAAATAACAGACATGTCTTGCACATCATTTTACACCCATTTTCCCAAATTCATCCTGACATATTTGGCATCTTAGGAACCATAGGGTGTCAACCAAGATTTTAAATAAAGTTCTGTTGATTTGAACAATTCTTGGCTACACATCATGAGTTCATAATGACTGACCGACAAGCAGGCCATTGCTTGTTATCATAGGCGACGCCAGGGAGGGGCTAGGGGGTCCTGTAGCTACCCCTAGGACTGCCATAGCACCCCCTTAGCACCCCCAAGAAATTGATGTGGTTGAttttataaatgaataaaaaatcgTTAATCtgtaaatagtataatttatatttgaaaaatgaataaatacattaataaaacaaaccgattattttttttaaatacaagtgATCGTATTCGGCCAAAGGGTGCAGCACACATTGATCTTTTGACCTTACTTCCGCAGTAACGTTTTCAGACAGAAGAAGGAGAGCTCAATATGTGGAGCCGTTAGGATTAGTGTGAGTCTAACGCTAGCAATGGATAGTTTTTTACTCCCTAAACATCAAGGTGTGGAGACTTTATCAAAACCTGTTGTAGCAGGTAGATTGGTCGCAAAGGTTTcaatcacactcacactctctggaccaatcaggaagtaACTGCATGCTATATAGGCAGGGGGTTTGCCCTCTTGACACTCCTTACTCTCTGTTGCTGGAGGCACATTTCCGCTCTGGGTCCTTTCGTGTCTGCGGTGCAGTCACGGTAATTCGacagtagctaagtttccatctacttgtcaatcaaattatctgaagttcggtaaaaaaagctcatgcgaataaagctggtgaaagtgtgtttccatccaacagctttaaagcaaataaaaacctgtgcgtaatgacgttacatgctgttttgcgattaaattggtatattgaattgatttgagacattttaaggtttccattcatttttgcactgaatcgcacaagattcaagcaaacttttgcgaacaaagttttgctagacaaaagtagttgttgttgttgttaatattagaagccaaggaagctacgatgggcctttggccgaggatctgatccagctcatcaaaaaggtggaacttgccttttattttccctctggcactgctgagagacaactctcttttttgagacatgtatcgctgttagagcgccttccatttactccgcaggacgtcccacggcttgtcgtaacctttgttggccatttccttcgcgagctcctgataaatgatggcatttcttagatatttgctatctaaaatagctgttatatttttctggtaaattaaattcaaaaagtatcttgtctcctcgtttgtccacttacatctgtcatgtgtgcaaacagagcggaaatactgggcggaaatgaactaaaacttcttcgttttattgcgggttgcaaccataaaaatgacctaaaacttaatcgcaattcattattaattcggcaaataacgtttccatcagcgtttatcgcataagccgtatatcgatcaagagaaaatccgatgagtacgaacgccgtgcaacgtgGAATCTCTATAGACAGTATGGGAATTTGCACGGCGCTCGTTTTTCGTGATTGCTGCTGAGGATGCTTAACGTCACCCTGCTGTAAATGACGTTAGACCAGGGGATCGCACAGCCAGGCCACAGTGGGTGAGTCAGCTGATAGGGGTCCATGCAAGAACTTTACTCGTATCTCTGTCTCGTAGAAGAACATTACAGTGAAcatgtgttttacagaaatgtgaatGAAAATGGATCACCAAATCTAAAGTTATACAGGACATTGGTATATTTTTAGCCCAGAAAACATGTTCACCCTCAGTGgcttatttagatatattaagtCACTACATTGACATATGACTACATTATTTTGACCATATTTGCAAGTGTGAAAACTGTGAGGATACATGcgcgtgtgtttttatgtgtgtgcttgactatgtgtggtgtatttggccTGCTGCATTAGGCTACTCTTCTGAGCCAATGTatgagagctgcagtaatgattTTTTGAACCCGGcttgttggctggtatttgaaatatgtttggtggGCTAATCAGAGTTCTATGGTGCTGTTGTAGCTGCAACTTCAAATCAATCTCTCTCTTTCGCTCACTTAGTAAACCACAGAGGTGGGTGGGCATCTGCAGGAGTGTGTGTAATGATAGGCTATTTGTGTCAAGGGAAATTCAAAatttcagagcaccctcactgaaaCGTCTAGCGACAGCGATAGCTAAAAAATATTTGATTAGAGAGTTAAAGACTTTAGGTTATGTATGAGACTGAAGACACAAATACAGACGAGTGCACAAACATGGACACAGACACATCTTCCAAGGTTTGCACATCATGGTAAGTACTTCATGCCTCTGTGTTGGTCCAGGAATCATCAGCGTTTCCTGACACAGACAAATCCTCTCCCAACATTGCAGTTTTCGTCGTCCCAGCACTTGTTATCTGTGAGTAATAATAACGTTAATGTTCAAAATATATAGTATCAATGTTTAATAAATTATGCAATTCTGTGCATTGCTAATAAATGTTAAATGATTTGTTAAACCCACATTTGACCCAAAAAGTCTATCAATcatcaaatgtattatttttcaaaGTAATCACTGGCCTGTCTGCCACTTATTTCCAAAAGTTATTTTACAATATGTCTCAAATGACACTCTTACATTATGCTTTAAAAGGTAAACATTGTCTTTTTATTTACCTGTCCAATTGATTTGTAGACAGTGCTGACTGCCTCTAAGGTTATTAGGCTCTCCTCCACACCAGTTGACATAGTTGAAAGGTGTACCGTCAGACCAGAACCAAAAACCCTCCTTTAGAAGACAAAATGGTTTTAGAACATTGTATGagtgatgaaaaaaaacttaaagtTGAATATCTCAGGGACCTTGACACAGAGGTCGTGGGTTGGAATCCGACCTGTGGcaggtttcctgcatgtcttccctctctctctctcccctttcatgctgTCCCGGTGATTAAAGGTAGTAATGccccaaaaaagtaaaaaattggAATTCCTCTGGGTGCTCCGGTAGCTCAGTCGGTAGCTCACGTTTATCCCTTGACACATAGGCCAAGGGTTCAAATCGGACCTGTGGTGATTtcctgcatctctctctctctctctctctctctctctctcatatccAAGCTGCCCCAGTggttaaaggcagaaatgcccaaaaatgtatcttaaaaaaaaaataaaactagggctgtcaatcgattaaaaaaaattaactaattaatcgcacaatttgctgtagttaatcgcgattaatcgcgtttttaaattgagactgaagcttgtagtaatggatatttaaatgctaaatcacttaactttgcaaatatgaagagaaaacaaacaaggaaaggttctgctaagttcagaatgtttaatatctttcagaacaacagcagcaacaatttggcttatttagtcctgctgaaggctgctgaaacggctagaaactgtccgacttgagagcagatttttgtcaccacccccaataatagccacatacctaatataccatattctgaataatatacaaaattttatatatatatatatatatatatatatatatatatatatatatatatatatatatatatatatatatatatagagaaaaaagagagagagagagaatataaattacaatctaggcagtacttaatatcataaatattataatatacatagtgtttaatctgaatgactaagcaaagcacatatatctaaacacagaaatgcacatcaatatcaatatcaatgttacacattaaaccagtaacccaaaaccacaaaggtgtatgttggcctaaagtgaaaacattgagtgtagttttagatagcgacgctgtgcacagcaatccattaccaatgtaaagcgattgactacatttcccttccagcaccgcaaccaggaagtagcttgtgtgacagtgagacgcaccaatttcaaacatttactggaatatagtcacggatactatcgagtcgacagcgttaaacatcagactgcaaataaggttttatcagcgtgaccaacgtaacagttatcaagcaaacaaatagcgcacgtacatatcggcagcacagcagtaGCGCAACAGACAAATCAAACTTAAACCGCAGCTCAGtgtagcgaaacagcagcttaccggtggcgcatctctcctgacgagacaacatgtcggaactagtactcggtcccgtttatagcccgtgctcattaatttctggattctaacacatcgtcttttttctcttttgggatcttactggtccatgtttcaactcttgactggctCGTAGGCCTAATTCAATCAGGTAAGtccctcctagagtagcgccgcctgctcttatggagacgtattacgtttctcagccgccacatgaagtaaacaaacacagctgcgttaatttcgttaattttttttaacgagttaaatattaaaaaattaacgcaaaaattaacgcgttaattttgacagccctaaataAAACTCTCTAAGACCTTGTTTCATTTAACTGTTGTGCATCAGAGCCTCCGATCCACGCAGCGTTGAGGCCTGCCAAACGCTGAATCCAATGATCCTCATCTTTGTCGTGCACAGATGCTAGGTTTGAATTGAAAGTGAGACAGGATCTCTACAGtgaagacacacatacagagagttgccaaaaacaaaatgagattgaaaaaacagaagaagatgcaaaatgtgtgtgcaaAATGTACAAGTCAATTCAAGCAGAATAAACATAGAGAATAATGACTCAAATCATCCTGACTACCTCAGCCACAGCCCAGCTGGTGGCTCCTGGAAAGTAGCGGAAACAGCGGCCTCCGTACAGAGACCAACCAAATTCGCATAGTATGGACCTCTTGACAACATGATCTTCTCGTGAAATAGACAAGCAAGGGCGATGTTGAGTCTCAATTTTAcagatgaaatgtaaacaaatgtaatcaaagaaaaaaaatctaatgacCTTTTTAGAGTAAGTGTTTCTGTCCCATTTTCTTTCTCGGCATCtggaaaagtaataaaaaaatgtatatcaaaTTAAATATACATATCAAAGCCTGATGTGCTTTAATAGAAATCTGAGGAACTCACTTGGTTGAATTGTTTGGCCTCTCACAGCAGCGGCCTCTGCCTCTGGAAGAACTGGACCGTTTGACACAAGAGTAAGTGACTTTTGTTGTTCGTGTTGCcacaaaaaaattattcaatctcttttccctctctctcttaaaCAGTAAATATTCAGAGTACATGCACTGCTTAATCACTCCTACTCACCAGTAGTCAGAGCCATCATGGCTGTAACAAGTACGGACACAGCTAGCATCTTCATGGAGAAGTTGTTTAAGGCGACCTTCaatagaaagaaacaaacattttactAAGACTTGTATACAGAGAAAAATTACCCTTAGCGACTGTCAATccattaaaggaatatttcaccgctggaaagctgaatatatctttaaattgggtcacttatgtagtagaaatgtgaaaaaaaattgaaatttgtgccttctaggccgagaaaagccagaaaatgtgttttggtcttatatggatgaaaaacaccaaatcccagaatgcacctgctttgttgctttgagtccactcccaagccacaccTACCACTTGACAGACcaacagaggcattcaactcaactcaagcgtgttttattctcatttcaaccatttacacgaaacaacgtttcatcgtgattcaagtggtgttacacatttaatataaaaacaacattatataaaaacgacatacgaaacgggctacatttaatacacacactttataggctccgtgaagttcagctaacacatactagtattagcgcttggtgggctgtaaacaccgagcataaacacagccgtgaattagcgtgcaatgtagaatggccggcatttaacagtcacaaactccaccagcagttagcagttaaatggatacaaatcccCACGTTTCTGCACCACttcgtgttaacacagcccacctcttttacctggcgacagagcatctctagctcggagggctagcaggcctggtagctggacagtccggtacactattcaggcatgtttccacaacaacaaaaacacggcagtctctgaactcacgttgggagtttcgttgaagttggatgtagtccagtttgtggtctaaatgagcggacacttgcaagcaggatccgtaaagttcagctaacgcatactagcattggtgtagctaaacacagccgtgaattagcgtggaatgttgAATGGTCaacatttaacagtcacaagctccaccagcagttagcagtagctagttggattttatttctacaccagtccgtttaacacagcccacctccacgggccggcgagaacagcctggtagctggatagtcccggtgccggtacactgttattcaggcatgtttccacaaaaacaaaaacacagcagtcacagaactcacgttgggagtttcgttgaaggaggacgtagtccagcttgttgtttaatgagcagacacttgcaagcaggatggatgggacaggtggacagctagcgttagctttccacctagccgatgaggatgtcctgtagccggctagcggcattgagcgacaccgctggtctccatgcaggcgaagctcacgtaagTAGGCccggtattgcgtctgtaataacgtttcctacatattctccgatctgtaccgatgtatcccggtggtacacacgtccggtagtttgaatgcagataattgttgtaaaagttttctgctgaaaaccgaaagcctgtttagcgaaggttcaagatggctgacagtcgttttcattcggaatacctcggccagactcggcagtccaaccccctgtgggcgtgttgaaaacatacggaagtagatcctaatACTGGCTCTAGTCCTTGccactggcccaaaaatcttccgatgacgcaaaaatcgtcattttacgtcatcggaagattttttttccaggccccaaatgcagagatctctcgtctcagggggacatgagggagggaagcacggtcattcagaaatactatcgggtttctactgatacaaagctgaatgctaaatctgTGAAGTATCTCTTTAAAGAGAGGACAGAAAATAAGATTTTGTAGCAAACCTTTTGCGAAATGATCTTCTTCCTTTGCAGTGTCACAGAATTATCTAACAGGAGAAAACATGCCTCTTATATACAGTTGCTTATCCTGCCAGAACCCGGATTTGAggtcacacacactgcatgcatGATACAAATATGCATCATTTCAGACATAATGTCTGTATTTGTCTAGTGATAGTGTAGCGTAACAAAAATAGATCAGATATCAATCTCCAAACAATAAGTTGTCACTCCTCCCTGTGCTATCGAACTTCAGGAACAGAAGTATTATCGGAAATTGCACACACGGAAGAGGCAGAAGTTTATTAACATAACATTTAGTTGAAATAATactgaatgtgttttttataaaatgttggaAGCCTGTATATAACAGCTTCATTGTTCCTTGGACTAGGTAAGTCCCAGGAACTTGACACAAGGGATAGAAAAGGATTGGTGTTCAGTTGAGATCTGTCATCTGTAAAGACCTTAAAGCTGTTTCACGCTATGTGCGTTCAGCGCGGTCGGGGCGCATGGTCGCCGCGAACCGTCTGGTCTTTCATACTGATTGCGGTCAGAGTAGCTCAAAGAACGCACTTCTTCTCTCCTGTAGCCAATCATTGCAATGCGGTGTATGCGGCTGTGTCCGCATTGTTACAAAATCTTGGAGGTGTTCGGCAAT
It encodes the following:
- the LOC120573440 gene encoding complement C1q-like protein 2, which translates into the protein MKSTILLFVSMFCRLILAQDDTPEIEKTSGTQSYDTCDLLKEFGALREKLGVMETRLKDSENQILELKKKETTKVAFSAAIGGSGKHIGPFNTDTTLIYKTVITNIGNAYNEHTGIFGAPVTGIYYFTFHYHAGGGHPVSLVLIKNSQSVVTAYDHQTLNDGADNGGNAVFVQLQQGDQVFVRLGANTNVWGNNEITTFSGFLVNKD
- the LOC120573441 gene encoding ladderlectin-like; amino-acid sequence: MKMLAVSVLVTAMMALTTVLPEAEAAAVRGQTIQPKDHVVKRSILCEFGWSLYGGRCFRYFPGATSWAVAERSCLTFNSNLASVHDKDEDHWIQRLAGLNAAWIGGSDAQQEGFWFWSDGTPFNYVNWCGGEPNNLRGSQHCLQINWTDNKCWDDENCNVGRGFVCVRKR